One genomic window of Anthonomus grandis grandis chromosome 3, icAntGran1.3, whole genome shotgun sequence includes the following:
- the LOC126734039 gene encoding DNA-binding protein RFXANK — protein sequence MDVEISLDSSNEAVSNSSDVTLPQHEIQSLVLSNGPKWSPESLTDKNRKSAFQPYKQCPTSTTVLTNLQRGNTQAETFTPQAEKLTFHMKAGQGELNGEDILKEPNVDILDSNGLTALHWGSAYGQLNAVEMLLKCGADVNKLGPDEETPLILAANGGHHEVIKLLLSNGANVNHEDHLCNTALMYAAKGNHPHTCLELLLQGANFGLVNLEDDTALTIATENNSTAAQVVIENYIISFMESHTKKEEKESVNYGL from the exons ATGGACGTAGAAATATCCCTAGACTCGAGTAACGAAGCCGTTTCAAACTCTAGTGACGTTACGTTGCCCCAACACGAAATTCAATCTTTGGTCTTATCTAATGGCCCCAAATGGTCTCCGGAGTCTTTGACTGATAAAAATAGAAAGAGCGCTTTCCAGCCTTACAAACAGTGTCCCACCTCTACAACGGTGCTCACTAACTTACAGAGAG GCAACACCCAAGCGGAAACCTTTACACCGCAAGCAGAAAAACTAACTTTTCACATGAAAGCTGGCCAAGGTGAACTAAACGGAGAGGACATCCTTAAAGAACCCAATGTTGATATCTTGGACTCCAATGGGCTCACAGCCTTGCACTGGGGCTCCGCTTATGGCCAGTTGAATGCAGTTGAGATGCTGCTCAAGTGTGGCGCTGACGTAAATAAGTTGGGACCCGATGAAGAGACTCCTCTTATTTTAGCTGCCAACGGGGGTCATCATGAGGTCATCAAATTATTGCTTAGTAATGGAGCCAACGTCAATCATGAGGATCAt TTGTGCAACACTGCATTAATGTATGCGGCCAAAGGAAATCATCCCCATACTTGTCTCGAGTTGTTACTTCAGGGTGCTAACTTTGGCTTGGTTAATCTCGAGGATGACACAGCCCTGACTATCGCTACAGAAAATAATAGTACGGCCGCACAAGTCGTTATAGAGaattatataatttcttttatggAGAGCCACACTAAGAAAGAAGAGAAGGAAAGTGTGAATTATGGGTTGTAG